The genomic DNA GACTTTGTTGATTATTTAAAAAAGTATCGACCACAAATAAAAAAATTGATTAATACAATTGAAGAAACTTGAGAAAAATCTCAAGGAAATGAAAGTGATGAAATTGTTGCAAATGTTGAAATGAAACTTTCAAATATTAGAGAAGCTAGTGAAGAACTTGATGCTGCTAAAACAAAGGAATTAGCCTTTAAAGCACTTCAAAAGATTGGACAAACTACGGTTAAAATTGGACAAGAAATTTCTAAATCAAATAATGTAAAGATAATTGCTAAGGACCTAGCTTTAATAACTGTTGATATTATTGATAAAGCAGACGAAGTTTATTCAAAAGTAAAAGATGTATCTATTAGTATGAGTGATGATGTTTATGAAACTGGGGATTCAAAAAAAGTAAAAGTAAAACCAAAAATTAAAAAGGAGAAATAAAATGCAAAGTATTTTAAAAGAATTAGAATCAAGGGACTTATTGAAACAATACACAAATGAGGAAAAGATAATTAAAGCTCAAAAAGAAGGGGCTGGCTTATATTGTGGTTTTGACCCTACAGCTGATTCACTTCATGTAGGTCATTTAATTCAAATTATTAATTTAAAAAGATTTAAAGAGTTTGGCTTTAGTCCAATTGCAATCCTTGGTGGGGGAACTGGTATGATTGGAGATCCAAGTTTTAAAAGTGAAGAAAGAAATTTATTAACTTTAAAACAAGTAGAAAAAAATGTTAATAGTATTAAAAAGCAATTAAATTTTTTAATACCAGATATTAAAATTGTAAATAATAATGATTGACTTGGAAAAATGTCTCTTATAGATTTTTTAAGAGAAATTGGTAAAGATTTCAATTTAGCTTATTTACTTGCAAAGGAAAATATCTCTTCTAGAATTGAAAAGGGATTAAGTATTACAGAATTTTCATATACAATGCTTCAGGGATATGACTTCTATAAATTATATCAAGACCATAATTGCTGAATGCAAATTGGTGGTTCAGATCAATGAGGTAATATTACAAGTGGAATAGATTACATTGCAAGTAAAATTGGTAGAGAACATTCAAAGGCTTGTGGAATAACAATGAATCTTTTAACAAAAAAAGATGGAGTAAAGTTTGGAAAAACAGAATCTGGAGCAATCTGATTAGATAAAGCAAAAACTAGTGAATATGAGTTTTATCAGTTTTTTATTAATCAAGATGATGAAGACTGTGAAAAGTTATTTAAATTTCTAACTACTGTTTCATTACAAGAAATTGAAAAAGTTAAGATGGAACACTCAAAAGAACCTTTTAAAAGATTAATGCAAAAAAAGTTAGCTCAGGAAATAACAACTTTTGTTCATGGAATAGATGGTCTAAAGAAAGCTGAAAAAATAACTCAAGCACTATTTAGTGGTAATATATTTGATTTAGAAAAAGAAGAGTTATTATCAATAATTAATTCAATGGAAAAAGTACAAGTAAATAATAATAAAACCATGGCTGAATTTTTAGTAGAATCTAAAATAGCAACTTCAAAGAGAGAGGCAAGAGAACTACTTAATGAAGGAGCTATTTGAATTAATAACAATAATAAATTTGATGAGAATACTATTGTTAATAAAAAAATGGCAACAATAGATAATTTTATTATTGTTAAAAAAGGTAAGAAAAAATATATAGTTATAGAAATTTTATAGGAGTGCTTAATTATGAATTTTAATTTAATCTTGAAAAAAACTTTAGAAGAGATTTTAAATTACTTTAATGAAGAATGTTTTAAAAGTATAAAAGTAAATAATAAAAGTATAAAACTAGGATCAAAGGAATTAGTAGATAAAATTACTACTGAAAGTTTAGAATTAGTTGATTCAATTATTTTTGAAGTAAATGCTTTAAGACAAGAAAATCAGGAAATTTTGACAAGACCAAATGTTGATCATAAACTTTATGCAAGTACAGAAATTTTATTATCATCTGCTTTTGAAGCTTTTAAAAAAGTTAAAGAATCATTTACAGATTTAAATTTTTTGAAACACTCACAATCTGATGTAGATTTAATTGATCTAAATGAAAAATTTGTTGTAAGAAAATTGACTTCAAATTGTCAAAGAGTCTTAAATAAGTATGAAAATTTACCTTCAAGATTTTTAGATAATTTAAAAGTAGAAGAACTTTTAAATTGTTTTAAAAGAATAATTCCTTGTGAAAATATTAATGATATTGTTGTTTTAGCAAGAGAAGTTTTAATAAAACAAGATGAAATAAAAAGATTAGATTACTTCATTGATTATAATGCTCTTGTTGATGAATACGGATGAGTACATGATATTGTTAAATTATCTTCAGCAAATGCTGAATATATGGGTTTAATAGTAAACGTTGAAATATTTTCAAATGTAATATCTCAAAGTGGTTTTAGTAACTTAAAAGTTAATATTTAAAAAAACTGATATTTCTATATATCAGTTTTTTTATTTTTATTCATTTCATGTATTTTTTTGAAATAAGATTTTTTAAATGGATAATAAATGGTTCCATTTTTGATTCTTTCAAGATATTCTTTTTTTATTTTTGTTTGAAATAACTCATTCTTTTCAGAGTTGGGATTGTTATAAAAAGTATAAACTACATGATCTAGAATATCAGCTAGTCTAATAACATCAGTTAGCTTACTTGAAAGGTAGTAGGTATTTATAGTATATGGTTTTTCAATATAATTAGTTTTCAAAAGATTTTCTAACTGATTATATTCAGTCTTCTTTAAATTTCTTTCATCCATTAGAATAAAAATTCTTTTACATTTTTCTTCAAAAGAGAATAATTTTGAATTAAAATGTACTAAATTGTTAACAAAAAAATCATATGCTAACATCTCATTAACAGTAAAATGTTCACTAAGTTCTTTTCTAGAAACAACAGAAAAAATGGGATAGATAAGATCACCAATTTCTTCAAATATTCTATTTATAAAATCTACCATTGCTAGCTCATCAGATTTGTTTCCTTTTAACTCAAAGTTTTTTGGAATATTATATTTATTCTTAATCTCATTTTCAATTAGACGGATTTTCGTCTTAACAAGGTCTTTATCAGAATATAAAAAACCACCGACAATAAAGTAGTTAGCTATGTCATTTTTATTTAATTTTCCGCTTTCGTCCAAAGCAATGTATAATTTTTCATCTATGAAATTTGCCATAAAATTCCTCATTTATAATATTTTATCATATATGAATATTTAAATATTTAAATATTCATAGGTTAGTTATTAGTGTTGTATTATAATAAGAAAGAATGAAAAGAGGTTCTTTATGAATTTAGCAAATAAAATTACATTAGTTAGAATACTTTTAATTCCCTTAATAGTTACCTTGCTACTGTTAACTCCAGTAGAGTCTATTTATAGTGGAGTGCCTGCACTAAAATTAACTGTTATTAGTATTGGAAATTATAGCCTAACATTAACATATCTAATTGCAGGAATATTATTTATTATAGCTAGTTTAACAGATATGTTGGATGGGTATGTAGCTAGAAAATATAATATGGTTACAAATTTTGGTAAGTTTTTTGACTCAATTGCAGATAAACTTTTAACTAATGCAATTTTAATTATATTTGCTTGTTTTAAAATAATTCCAATTTGGATGTGTGTTATTTTAATATGTAGAGATTTTATAATTGATGTTGTAAGACAAGTATTAGCAAATTCTGCAGTGGTAATGGCTGCAAATCAAATGGGAAGAATTAGAGCAACAGCTGAAATGTTAGGTTTATCAATTTTATTTTTCTTGGGCATTCAATGTTGAGATGGAATGGGAGAGTATGGTTGAGTAAACCAAGTTGTTATAATACCAATGTACTTAACTACACTTCTTTCAATTATTTCTGCTTTTATATATATAAAAGCAAATAAAAAGGTTTTATTTGATAGTTCAATGGAGAAAAAAAATGAAGAAAAACCAGAATAAAAATTCATATGCTATAGTAACGGGAGCAAGTAAGGGACTTGGTTATGCATATTGTGAAGAACTACTTATGTTGGGTTATAACATTATTGGTGTGGCAAGAGATACAAGTTCTCTTAAGGAACTTCAAGATAAGTATTTGGAATTAAAAGTGGAAGCTTGAGATATAGATCTAAGTAATATTAAAAACTCTTATAAACTTTTTGAAAAAACTAAAAATTTTGACATTGAAATTGTAATTAATAATGCCGGTTATGGTGTTTGAGGTTTTTTTGAAGAAACTGATTTAGAGCAAGAACTAAATATGATAGACTTAAATATTAAAACTCTACATATAATTACTAAACTATATGCTCAAGAATTTCAAAAAAATAACAAGGGTAGAATATTTAATATAGGTTCTATGGCAGCATTTACTCCAGCTCCAGTTTTTTCAAGTTATTATGCTTCAAAGGCTTACGTTTGAAGTTTGGGAGTAGCAATTAATACGGAACTGAAAAGAGCCAAATCTAAAGTTAGAGTTATCACTTTATGTCCGGGACCTTTAAAAACTGACTTTTGAAATAGAAGTAGTAACCAAAAAGAGGCAAATTATAAGTCAACAATTAAAGTTATGAAAACAAGTGTGTATGCAAAAAAAAGTTTATATGCAGGACTAAAAGCTAAAAGAAAAAATTATATCATAACAGGTAGAAGTAATAAGTTTGCTAAATTCCTTACAAAATGAGCACCTCAATCAGTAGTATTGAACTCTGTTTATAATTATCAAAGAAAGAGAAAATAATGTTAAGTAATAAAAATATTGAATTAGCTATAAACCTTTTAAATAAAAACAAAATAGTTATTTTACCAACAGACACCATATATGGAATTAGTGCTCTTTATAGTGAAGAAAATGAAAAAAAAATTAATTCAATTAAAAATTCAGAGTCTTCAAAAAAATTAATTATTCTATTCTCAAGATTTAGTCAGTTAAAAAAAATTGTAAAAATTGATAAAACTTTTAAAAAAAATAGTAATGAGAAGTTACCAATAACTCAAATTATTAATTCTAAATTTGGTCCGATGGCTTTTAGAAAAGTCAAAAGAAAAGATTTAAAGAAAATAATAAATAGAGTAGGTTTAATTTTTTCAACAAGTGTTAACTATTCGGGAAATAAATTTTTAACTAAGAGAGAAGAATTAGAATTATTTAATATACAAATTAGTGAGATATTTTGAGATGGTGAACTAAATTCCAAACCATCAAAAATTGTAAATCTTGCTACTAATAAAGTGATTAGAGAATAAAAAATTATCTACTTATAGATAATTTTTTTTATTAATTTGCTTTTAATTGAAATTGTCATTTTATTTACATTAATATAAAATATTAATGTAGGTGGATTTTTATGGGTGGGTTATGAAAAAAGGAGATAAGCATGAAATATTTATTAAGTTTAGTGGGAATTTCATTTTTTGGAGCTGGAGCGATTTTACAAACTCCGATTTCTAAAAATAGTGAAAATTATTTAAAATCTATTAACAATCTAGATAATAATTTAATTTTAAAGAATGAAGCTTATGCTAAAACGAACATTACTATTTTTAAACCAACAGATATTACAGTTAATTTAAATTTGGTATCCTCAGATTCAAAATCTATTGGTGAAGAAATACTATTGACATTAATGATTGAAAATCCCGAAATACCAGAATTAATTGATGTATATTTTTCTTATTCATCAAACCCTAATATGTGAGAATTTAAGAATATTGATTTAACAAAACCAAATGTTGGCATGGTTGTGGAATATGAAAATGCTACAATTTTAGCAAAACCAAATAATCCTGATTTTATTGGTGCGATGAGATTTAATGTTAAATTAATAAATAAGGAAAATCAACATTTAATACCACTTACAAATCACATAACTAAAAGAAATTTGGGGATGTTAAATGATAATAAAACTTCTACAATACTTAAAGTTTTAAAGGAAAAAAACCCAAATGTTATTTTAGATGAAATAAATGTAACTCAAATTACAACAACAGATGCTATTATTTTACCTAAAGATGATAGTTCAATTTATGATCCAACAAGTAGCGTAGTGATTACTTTTACAGTTCCAAATTCTTCTTCAATATCTGTTGATATGAATAGAGAATTGAGAATTGTAACAACTAGTTATTCAGATAACTATTTTGTAATTGAAAAAAATATTGGGTTTACAACAACACCAGTTAAAAGTCTATCTTGAACTGAAGGGACTGCTGATTCAAGTGTAGAGTTTGGAATTTATAGAGCATCAAATACAATTTATGATAAAAATTATCAATATTCAGTCACTCAGAAAAAGGTTACTGGTATTGCAGGAGCTAAAACTGTTGCTACAGATAATAGAATAAATAAAAAAGCTGGTGGAGGGGGAATTGCTCCAACTTATTTAATAGCAAGAACATTCTCTGGAGTATCTCAATATAAAAATGAAAAAGGTGAAACTATTATTCAATTTGTAAATGTTATGGAAGCTCAATCATCTAATATTAAAGATGCAAGTTTTACACAAAGATGATCGGGTGAAGCAACTTTTAATATTAAATATTAGACATCAAAAAAATTGCTTTATTTTATAACTTAAAAAAGTTAATTTTAATATTAAATTATTATCTATATAAAAACCCCTTAATCACAATTAAGGGGTTTTTATATTATTTAATTAAACGGTTGTATCATTCAACAATTAATGCCTCATTAATTTCTTGGTTTAATTCTTTTCTTTCTGGTAATCTTAATAGTGATCCAGTTAATTTTGCTTTATCAAATTTTACAAATTCAACAGTTGATACATTTGATGCTAATGCCTCAACAATTTTGTCATTTTTTTGCATTTTTTCTTTAACAGAAATAATATCTCCAATTTTAACTGAGTAAGAAGGAATATCCAATTTTTTTCCATTAACTAAGATATGTCCGTGAGAAACTAATTGTCTTGCTCCTTGTCTTGTTAATGATAATCCCATTCTGTAAATTACATTATCTAATCTTGATTCTAATTGTTGTAAGAAAATTGTACCTGTAATTCCTTTAATTTTTTTAGCTCTTGCATAAGTGTTTCTGAATTGTCTTTCAGTTAATCCATACATAAATTTCACTTTTTGCTTTTCTTGCATTTGTTGACCATAACCTGATAGTTTAGTTCTTCTTGCTCCATGTTGACCAGGTGCTGTAGTTCTTTTTTTCCCTTTTGAGAACTCTTTTCCTGTTTCTAAGATAGAAAATCCATATCTTCTAGCTTTTTTAAATGTAGAGCCTGTATATCTTGACATACTTTAAATCCTCTTAATTTTCTATTTTTTTATTATTTATTATACTATTTTGGAAAATCCTAACTAAAGTTAAACTCCAGCAAAGGAAGTCTATATTTCGCCCTTCATCTGCAGGGGTTACTTTTAATAAGTTATAGACTAATTATTTTGCAGTGCTTAATTGCAGATTAACCAAAAATAATTATATCTTAAATAAGGAGTAAAAAATAAGATATTTTAAAAAAAACAACAAGATTTATGTATATGATATAATGAAATTAATTCTAAGGAAGTATTATATGAAAATATTATGGGATATTGATCAAATATTTAAGAATCCAATATACATATCTGCTTTATGTATTTTTTTTGCTTGCCTTATTACAACGATAATTATCCTTATTTTACTAAGTATTTATAAAAAAATACTTCAAATTGCAGCTAAAACAATTGATTTAATTGATGATTTGAAAAAATCACCTCTAAAATATCGTTTAAATAGAATCTCAATAATATTTGACGAAACAGGTAGTTTTGAAAAGGAACTAATGATTTGAAGAACAAAGTATGAAATTTTATTTGAAAAAGAGTTACAAAAAATATTTGTTGATTTTGTTTCATTATTAGAAGATAAAAAGAATACTTTACCTAACTTAAAAAATGTTAAAAAATTTGAAGCGATATACTCAAGAGTAACAAACATTAATAAGAACGTTCATGATATTTTTATTGATATTATGAACTATCTTGAAATTGAATTTATTCAAAGAGATTCAATAACATTCCAAAAAGAGTTATTCAGAATATTAAAAGATGAGGTTATAATGACAACATTTAAAGATGTTGCAATTGATGAAGAAAAACTAAAAAATACAATTGAACAAATTGATGAACTTTTTGAGGATTTCTATTTAAAATTAGATGAAGGTAAATATAAGGAAAGTTGAGATTATTTATTAAAAATTGATCAAGCACTAGTTTTTTTAATTGAGCTTTTAGACTCAATTCCTTATGTAATTTCAACAATTACTACTGTAATCCCTGAACTAATGATAAGTTTAAAAAATAAACATATTACATTTGGACCAGTGGAAAGAAAATTACCTAGAAATGCAATTAAGTATGCTGAACTTGAAAATCAAGTTGATAAGTTAAGAATTAAAATAAATAATGAATTAAAAAAATTACAGTTCAAAAAGGCAAATAGAACTTTAAAAGAAGTTTTTAATCAAATTGCAGTTTTTAAAAGTGCAGTTGAAAATGAAGATAATTTAAAATCATTTTTTGAAGTTAGAACTCCAGAAATTAGAAACAAGTTTGATAGAATTGACCAATCATCAAGATATATTGAAAGAGATTTTGTAAAAGTTGAGGGGATATCAAAGCAAATTTCAAAAGAAAGAAGTGAGTTTGAGAATGCAAAATCATCTTTTAGAAAAACAAAAACAAGAGCAGATTTACTATTTTCTCAAATTGATTTAGGAACAAATAGTGGTAATGAAGTAATCTTAACTGATATTAAAACTCAAATGTTGGAACTTATGGATCAATCATTAAAAGATATGACTGCTTTGGAAAGATCTGCAAAAATAGTTGAAAGTAAAAGTACAAATATTGACTCATTAGAGAATCAAATAATTTTTGTTCAATCAATTTTGAATCAATTAGATGTTAAAATAAATCAATATAAATCAATTAAAGAATTAGAGAAATTTATTTTACCAATTCAAGAAATTCATGCAAAATTACAAAAAATCTCTACAGATAAATTAAAGAAAATATCAACTTTAGAAGATCGCTCAGCAGTATCAAATGAAGTTGAAATGTGTAATCAAGAAACACTTTTTATTGCAAGAGATTTAAATGATACAATTTTCTTAGACTATATTTCCCAAGAAATTATTATATATCTGGAAAGATATGTAGGAAAAATTGAAGGAATTGAAAAAATTATTTTTGATTGTGAAGGATTATTTAAAACAAGACAACTTGATCAATTAATAGGTTATTCTTTAAAAACATTATTAAAAATTAAGGAAAACTACAGAAGATAAATTATAGAGGTAATAAATGAAAAACATTTTAATCAGATATGGAGAATTAACGCTAAAGGGAAATAATAGAAATGCTTTTATTAGCAAATTAATTCAAAATATAAAATATAAGCTAAAAAAGTATAAAGATATTATTTTTTATAAAAAAGATCATAATAGTTTAGTATTAGAAATTAAAGATGAAAATAAGTTAGAAGAAATTTGTAATATATTACAAAATATTTTTGGTATATATTCTTTATCGATTGTAGAAATTGTTGAAAAAGATTTGGATTTAATTTTACAAAGATGTTTAGAAGTGGCAAGTCAACATAAAGGAACATTTAAAGTTGAAGTTGAAAGAAAAGATAAAAGCTTTCAAATAAGCTCACAAGATTTAAAAACAAAAATAGCAGTTAATATACTTAAAAACAATCAAAATATTAGTGTCAATGTTCATAATCCACAATTAAAAATAACAGTTATTATAAAACATAATGGTGCTTTTATATTTACTTCAAGAATAAATGCATCAAAGGGTTTACCTGTAGGGGTTAGTGGTAAAGGATTATCTCTTCTAAGTGGTGGAATTGATTCACCAGTAGCTAGTTATTTAACTTTAAAAAGAGGTATGCAAGTTGATTTCTTACATTTTATGACGCCACCTCATACTTCAAAAGAGGCACTGGATAAAGTTTTTCAATTAACAAGTAAGATAGAGAAGTATAATCAAAGTAATTTCTCACTTTATATTTGTGATTTTTCAATTATTTTAAAAGAATTAATGCATATAAAAGAAGAGTCTTACAGAATTACAATTATGAGAAGAATTTTTATTAGAATAGCAAATAAGTTATGTGATTTAATTAAAGCAAATGCAATTATAACAGGAGAGTCTTTGGGGCAAGTAGCAAGTCAAACGATTGAATCAATTAATGTTATTAATGAGGTTTCAAAGTTGCCAATTTTAAGGCCAGTATTAACATGCGATAAAGAAGAAATAATTGAAATATCAAAAAAAATTGATACATATGATATATCTATCTTACCTTTTGATGATGTATGTTCAATGTATGTTCCAAAAAATCCAGTAACAAAACCTAAATCTTTTATAGCTCAAAAACAAGAAGAAAATTTACTTTTAGATGAGCTTATTGACTATACATTAGAGAATTTAATAAAAACATATATATGAAAAGATGGTGAATTATGTGAAAAAGAAAAAAACTAAAAAGAAGTCAGAAAATAATAAATTTGGAGTTTTTAATGGCAGTGTTATAAACAGTGAAACTATAGGAATTAATCAAGAATTTGCAATTGAAAATTATAAAGATTCTTCATTAACAATTTCAGAAATTGAAAGTACCACATCTATTAATAAAAAAAATGAGAATAATGTTAAGAATAAAAAAAGAAAAACAAATTATTTAATTTATAAAATTACAGCATATATAATAATATTATTAATAATAACATTATTAATTGTTTGATTTGTTATTACTTAGAGAAGAGTGAGTTATATGGATGATTTATTTAGATTACTTTGAAGAATAATTAATTTTATTTTTATTGTACTACTTATTGATATGTTATTTAGCAAAAAAAGACGAAGGGGCGGACCAAATCAAAATAATAGAAATAATAAGCAAAGTCGTTATTTTGATGATGAAACAAGGGAACAAGGCTTTGATCAATCACAATCCCATACTGATTTTTATCAGGGGGAATCTTTAATTAATCAGGCTTATCAAGCATTGGGTTTACAAAAAGGTACTCCATTAAAAGACGTTAAAAAAAGATATATTGAATTAGCCAAAAAGTATCATCCAGATAAAAATCCAGGCAATTTAGAAGCGCAAGCTGAAATGACAAAAATTAATAATGCATATGATATTATCGTGGAAGATTTTAATAAGAAAAAAGCATAACACTATTTTAATAAATGGTGTTTTTTTGTTAATAATGTAAAATAAAAGAAAGTGAGGCTCAGTTGATATGGAATACTTAAATTTACTTAATATTCATAGTTGTTATAATTTTTTGAATTCAACAATAAAAATTGAAGATTATTTAAGTTTTTTAAAAGCAAATAATCTAAATTATGGTTTCTATGCTGATAAAAAAACTATGTATGGCGCAGCTGAATTCTACGAAAAGGCAAAACATGTAGGAATTAATCCAATTTTGGGATTAAGTATCGATTTATCTT from Spiroplasma endosymbiont of Cantharis nigra includes the following:
- the tyrS gene encoding tyrosine--tRNA ligase, which produces MQSILKELESRDLLKQYTNEEKIIKAQKEGAGLYCGFDPTADSLHVGHLIQIINLKRFKEFGFSPIAILGGGTGMIGDPSFKSEERNLLTLKQVEKNVNSIKKQLNFLIPDIKIVNNNDWLGKMSLIDFLREIGKDFNLAYLLAKENISSRIEKGLSITEFSYTMLQGYDFYKLYQDHNCWMQIGGSDQWGNITSGIDYIASKIGREHSKACGITMNLLTKKDGVKFGKTESGAIWLDKAKTSEYEFYQFFINQDDEDCEKLFKFLTTVSLQEIEKVKMEHSKEPFKRLMQKKLAQEITTFVHGIDGLKKAEKITQALFSGNIFDLEKEELLSIINSMEKVQVNNNKTMAEFLVESKIATSKREARELLNEGAIWINNNNKFDENTIVNKKMATIDNFIIVKKGKKKYIVIEIL
- a CDS encoding DUF3800 domain-containing protein → MANFIDEKLYIALDESGKLNKNDIANYFIVGGFLYSDKDLVKTKIRLIENEIKNKYNIPKNFELKGNKSDELAMVDFINRIFEEIGDLIYPIFSVVSRKELSEHFTVNEMLAYDFFVNNLVHFNSKLFSFEEKCKRIFILMDERNLKKTEYNQLENLLKTNYIEKPYTINTYYLSSKLTDVIRLADILDHVVYTFYNNPNSEKNELFQTKIKKEYLERIKNGTIYYPFKKSYFKKIHEMNKNKKTDI
- the pgsA gene encoding CDP-diacylglycerol--glycerol-3-phosphate 3-phosphatidyltransferase, translated to MNLANKITLVRILLIPLIVTLLLLTPVESIYSGVPALKLTVISIGNYSLTLTYLIAGILFIIASLTDMLDGYVARKYNMVTNFGKFFDSIADKLLTNAILIIFACFKIIPIWMCVILICRDFIIDVVRQVLANSAVVMAANQMGRIRATAEMLGLSILFFLGIQCWDGMGEYGWVNQVVIIPMYLTTLLSIISAFIYIKANKKVLFDSSMEKKNEEKPE
- a CDS encoding SDR family NAD(P)-dependent oxidoreductase, whose amino-acid sequence is MKKNQNKNSYAIVTGASKGLGYAYCEELLMLGYNIIGVARDTSSLKELQDKYLELKVEAWDIDLSNIKNSYKLFEKTKNFDIEIVINNAGYGVWGFFEETDLEQELNMIDLNIKTLHIITKLYAQEFQKNNKGRIFNIGSMAAFTPAPVFSSYYASKAYVWSLGVAINTELKRAKSKVRVITLCPGPLKTDFWNRSSNQKEANYKSTIKVMKTSVYAKKSLYAGLKAKRKNYIITGRSNKFAKFLTKWAPQSVVLNSVYNYQRKRK
- a CDS encoding Sua5/YciO/YrdC/YwlC family protein; this translates as MLSNKNIELAINLLNKNKIVILPTDTIYGISALYSEENEKKINSIKNSESSKKLIILFSRFSQLKKIVKIDKTFKKNSNEKLPITQIINSKFGPMAFRKVKRKDLKKIINRVGLIFSTSVNYSGNKFLTKREELELFNIQISEIFWDGELNSKPSKIVNLATNKVIRE
- the rpsD gene encoding 30S ribosomal protein S4, with protein sequence MSRYTGSTFKKARRYGFSILETGKEFSKGKKRTTAPGQHGARRTKLSGYGQQMQEKQKVKFMYGLTERQFRNTYARAKKIKGITGTIFLQQLESRLDNVIYRMGLSLTRQGARQLVSHGHILVNGKKLDIPSYSVKIGDIISVKEKMQKNDKIVEALASNVSTVEFVKFDKAKLTGSLLRLPERKELNQEINEALIVEWYNRLIK
- a CDS encoding septation ring formation regulator EzrA, with product MKILWDIDQIFKNPIYISALCIFFACLITTIIILILLSIYKKILQIAAKTIDLIDDLKKSPLKYRLNRISIIFDETGSFEKELMIWRTKYEILFEKELQKIFVDFVSLLEDKKNTLPNLKNVKKFEAIYSRVTNINKNVHDIFIDIMNYLEIEFIQRDSITFQKELFRILKDEVIMTTFKDVAIDEEKLKNTIEQIDELFEDFYLKLDEGKYKESWDYLLKIDQALVFLIELLDSIPYVISTITTVIPELMISLKNKHITFGPVERKLPRNAIKYAELENQVDKLRIKINNELKKLQFKKANRTLKEVFNQIAVFKSAVENEDNLKSFFEVRTPEIRNKFDRIDQSSRYIERDFVKVEGISKQISKERSEFENAKSSFRKTKTRADLLFSQIDLGTNSGNEVILTDIKTQMLELMDQSLKDMTALERSAKIVESKSTNIDSLENQIIFVQSILNQLDVKINQYKSIKELEKFILPIQEIHAKLQKISTDKLKKISTLEDRSAVSNEVEMCNQETLFIARDLNDTIFLDYISQEIIIYLERYVGKIEGIEKIIFDCEGLFKTRQLDQLIGYSLKTLLKIKENYRR
- the thiI gene encoding tRNA uracil 4-sulfurtransferase ThiI, with the translated sequence MKNILIRYGELTLKGNNRNAFISKLIQNIKYKLKKYKDIIFYKKDHNSLVLEIKDENKLEEICNILQNIFGIYSLSIVEIVEKDLDLILQRCLEVASQHKGTFKVEVERKDKSFQISSQDLKTKIAVNILKNNQNISVNVHNPQLKITVIIKHNGAFIFTSRINASKGLPVGVSGKGLSLLSGGIDSPVASYLTLKRGMQVDFLHFMTPPHTSKEALDKVFQLTSKIEKYNQSNFSLYICDFSIILKELMHIKEESYRITIMRRIFIRIANKLCDLIKANAIITGESLGQVASQTIESINVINEVSKLPILRPVLTCDKEEIIEISKKIDTYDISILPFDDVCSMYVPKNPVTKPKSFIAQKQEENLLLDELIDYTLENLIKTYIWKDGELCEKEKN
- a CDS encoding DnaJ domain-containing protein, whose translation is MDDLFRLLWRIINFIFIVLLIDMLFSKKRRRGGPNQNNRNNKQSRYFDDETREQGFDQSQSHTDFYQGESLINQAYQALGLQKGTPLKDVKKRYIELAKKYHPDKNPGNLEAQAEMTKINNAYDIIVEDFNKKKA